CCGAGAGGATCCGGCGCTCCTCGAGGAAACGCTGGCGGAGGGCCGAGGCGGCGAGACCGGCGAGACCGCCGTGCAGCACCTTCACGGCGGCGCGTTGGACGAACCCCTCGCCGCGTCGCTCGGCGGCGAAGACGCTCCCCATGCCCCCCTCGCCCAGCACGCCGACGACCTCCCACGGGCCGATCCGCCCGGGGATCGCGTCGGCGGGGACGGGCTCGAGTGGCAGCGCGCCGGAGAGGGTGGTACCGGAGAGAACGGCGGCGGCGGCGACGCCGTCGCGGTCGAGGAGGGCGTCGGGGGAGCGGCTCGCGGCGAGCAGCCCGGCCACCTCGGCGGCGAGTGCCGGGTCCTCCTGCGCGAGGGCGCGGAGGCGCGCCGCGCACGCCGCCCCGTCGTCGAGGTCGAAGAGCTCGTCGAGCTGCGCGCTCGCCCGCCCCCAGCGCTCGCGCTCGCCGGCGTCGCTCACGCGCTCGTGCCCGGCGGCGCGCCGCCGCGCAGCTCGCGCAGCAGGAAGGCGCGCGCCTTTTCCCAGTCGCGCCGCACGGTGCGCTCGTTGCGCCCGAGGAGCTCGGCGACCTCGGCATCCGTGAGGCCGGCGAAGTAGCGGGCCTCGACCAGCCGGGCCAGCCGTTCGTCGACGGCCTCGAGCCGGGCGAGGGCGCGGTCGAGCGCCACCACGTCGTCGGCCACCGCCGCGACCGCGGCGTCCTCCTCGCCGAGCTCGACGCGGACCGCCGCCGGGCCGCCGCGCTTCGCCGCGGCGCGGGTGCGCGCGGCGTCGACCAGGATCTGCCGCATGGCCCGCGCCGCCAGCGCGAAGAAGTGCTCGCGGTCGCGGATCGTGAGGGCGCCGCCGGCGGAGAGCTTCAGAAAGACCTCGTGCACCAGCACGGTGGTCGACAGGGTGTCGCCCGGACGGCTGCGGGCGCGCTGGCGACGGGCGAGGCGCTTGAGCTCGCCGTAGATGGCGGTGAAGGCGCGCTCGAAGGCGCCCGTCTCCCCGCCTTCCGCGGCGGCGAACAGCTCGCTCAGGGTCTGGTCGGCCATCTCCTGCCGCTCATCCTGACGCGGCCCGGCGCGCCCGGCAAGGGCCGGTCCACTTCCCCGCGACCTACTTCCGGGGTGTCGGCCAGGCGGCGCGCAGGTGCGCCACCGAGGCGGCGATCAGCTCGCGCAGCGCCGACTCGTCCACGTCGGCGAGCCGCTTGAGGTAGAGGCACCCCTTGCCCGCCTTGACCTTCCCGAGCCGGCCGAGGATCTCGTCGAAGCGGTCGAATCCGGGCATCACGTAGAGGGTGAGCGCCGTCTTGCGCGGCGAGAAGTCGGTGAGGCACGCCTCCGCTTCGTGGCCGCTCGCGTAGCGGTCGTGGTAGCGGCCGAAGCCGACGATCGAGGGGCCCCACATCTTCGGCTCCTCGCCGGTCACCTCCCGCATCAGCGCCAGAACGGCGCCGCAGTCGGCGCGCCGCCGCTCATCGGCGACGCCGTCGAGGAACGCGTCGACGCTCGCGTCGTGCGCCTTCGTCTTGAGCTCGGCCATCCGCTTTCTCCCTGGATTTCGGGCGGGAGGTCACCGCGAAACCGCGCCGACGAGGATGTCCGGCTTCCTTCGGCGATTCCGTGGAGGAGGGCAGGAGGAGCTCATGCCGACCCACGCGCCTCGCCCCGTCCGTCACCTCGCCGCCGCCCTGGCCGGCGCGGCTCTGCTTGCCCTCGCCGCACCGGCCGCAGCGGTCACGCTCGCCGTGACCCGGCTCGACGATCCCGCGCCGGACGGCTGCTTCCCGAACGACTGCTCGCTGCGCGAGGCGGTGATCCTCGCCAACGCCCTCGCCGGGGCCGACACGGTGGTGCTGGGTGCGGGGATGTTCCAGCTGACCAGAGCCGGAGCCGGGGAGGACGCCGGGCTCACCGGTGACCTCGACGTCGCCGGGCCGCTGACGATCCAGGGGGCCGGGCGGACCCAGACGACGATCGTCGGCGTGACGCTCGGCGATCGGCTCCTCGATGCTTCCGCCGATCTGGACGTGCGGGACCTCGGTCTGGAAGGTGGAGTGGCCTCGAGCGATTGGGGCGGTGGACTGCGTGCAGGCCGCAACCTCACCCTCGAGCGGGTCACCATCGCGAACAACAGCGCCGATCGAGGGGGTGGCGTCGCGTGGATGACGAACGGCTGGACGCTCTCGGTTCGCGACAGCAGCTTCTCCGGCAACGCGGCTATCTTCGCTGGCGGCGGCATCGCGATGCTCGCTGGCGCTGCCCGCGTCGAGCGCAGCACCTTCTCCGCCAACACTGCTTCCGCCCAGGGCGGTGGCGGGATCCTGGTGATGAACACCAACCCCGGCGCCACGGCCTGGCTCGAGCTCGTGGACAGCGTCTTCGAGCTGAACACAGCCGACGCCGGCGGCGCGGTCGCCTCGTGGTCCGGGGCCCCATACCCCAATGACCCGGAGGCGGGCGTCCGCCTGCGGGTGGTGCGCTCGACCTTCACGCTGAACACGGCATGGGGAACGGGAGGTGCGATCTCATTCTGGCGCCAGGGTTATGGGGGCGCCGAACAGCTGCTCGAAGTCGAGGAGGGTGCGTTCGACCGCAACTCGTCCGGGTCGGCCGGGGGTGCGGTGGCCGTCGGTGTCGGCCGCGCGGTGATCGACGGCGCGGAGCTGGTGGGCAACACGGCCCCGAGCGGCGGAGGGCTCTACGTGGGGCCAGAGATCGGGCCGGCCTCGGCGCAGGTCTTCCGCTCGAGCTTCGTCGACAACGACGCGGTGAGCGGCTCGGGCGGAGGGGTTTATTCGCGGGGCGGCCTCGAGGTGCGCCGCTCGAGCTTCGTCGGCAACACGGCGGCCCTCGACGGCGGAGGGGTGCTCGCCGGAGGCGGGACCGTGGTGGCACGCAGCACCTTCTCGGCCAACCAAG
This genomic window from Holophagales bacterium contains:
- a CDS encoding sigma-70 family RNA polymerase sigma factor, which codes for MADQTLSELFAAAEGGETGAFERAFTAIYGELKRLARRQRARSRPGDTLSTTVLVHEVFLKLSAGGALTIRDREHFFALAARAMRQILVDAARTRAAAKRGGPAAVRVELGEEDAAVAAVADDVVALDRALARLEAVDERLARLVEARYFAGLTDAEVAELLGRNERTVRRDWEKARAFLLRELRGGAPPGTSA
- a CDS encoding DUF1801 domain-containing protein, with protein sequence MAELKTKAHDASVDAFLDGVADERRRADCGAVLALMREVTGEEPKMWGPSIVGFGRYHDRYASGHEAEACLTDFSPRKTALTLYVMPGFDRFDEILGRLGKVKAGKGCLYLKRLADVDESALRELIAASVAHLRAAWPTPRK